TATAAAACTTTAGAACAAAAGCATTATTCAAGTCAATTGGAAAAGAGACAACATTCACATGGCAAATGGAGAAAAAGCCAAAAGCCATTAGGCCTCTTTTGTAATCTTGTTCATAGTTGACAAACATGTAAAAATTTACATCTAAAAAGGGCAGCCCGATAGACTAAGTTGCACGggatccggggaagggccggaccataagggtctattgtatATAGACCTACCCAGttaccctgcatttctacaagaggctgtttccacggctcgaattcgtgacctcctggtcacatggaggcaactttaccagttacgtcaaGGCTCCCCTTCCAAAATTTATCAACAGTCATCTCAATTCCTTGTTTAACTAAGAATACCAAGAATTACAGCCACAAAATCTCCttaatttctattttctcaaggATTCAAGAAATTAAAATTCATTTCCCTTCAAGAAGACAATCAAAGAAAGAATCCACCTCAGAAAAACTTTTGCCAGTCTTAGTAAACAAATCTGACCCCTTCAATAATCTGCAGCAAAATAATTCATATTTCAACAGCATAAGCGAGAGACAAGTTTCAAACCATAGAAATGTATTTAGTACATTATGTTAGGCTTACCGTCGTGCTTCTTCATTAGATTCCTCGCGAACAGCAAGCAAATGACGAGAAACCCTGCTGCTGCAACCCCTCCTACTATTATAGCCACTGTCTTTCCTACATTTTGCCCTGACCCTATGACAGTTATTAAAATCAGCTGTCTTTAGTATGATTTGTGGACAACAAATCTGAAGAAATGGCTGGCAAATCTAAGGTGGACAAACTTTTGATTACAACAACACTATGTATTAGTCCCAAACAAACTAGGGTTGGCTATATGAATCTTTACTCTTCACCGACCATATTAGTCTGTTTATACTCATCTCATGTCCATATTATGCAAGTACAAATAAGAAGTATTAAAAATTCTCTATATTTCTAAACGTATAAGTGTCTAAACCACTCTAAGAAAGCATAGGACAACCATCTAAGAGTGATATAACCAATATCAACTCAATAGCACTAGTGATTCAGACCTTTTATCATCTACCGTCAAACTTCTTTATGGCAGTCATCATCTATAACAACATTTCGCTGTAACAACCAAAAAATGTACGGAACAAACAATATAGAGAGGTCGACTGTATACAACTAATTTATGAGGGGAATAGCTCAAAAGACCAAGAACACAAAAGTTTATTAGCTTGATTTTGTTCTAGACTTGCAAAACCAGAAACAATTGCTAGTTTAGTACAATGGCTAGTTCAGCAAAAACAATGAGGGAATATTGTAGCTAGACGACGACAACagcaacaaacccagtgtaatctcataggtggggtctagggaggatagtgtgtacacaCACCTTACCCTACCGTGCAAAggtagagaggttatttccgaTAATCCCTCGGCTCAAGGAACAGTGAAGCTAGACAAAAGATATTATATCAATATAACTAATACCTGAAGATGAAGAAGGAGACcaatctgaagaagaagatgatgttTTAGGGACTCCATTTTGATAATTATTGTAACTAATGAAACATTTGTGCAGAAAGATTTGGCCAGAAACAGAGCTTCCACATTCCACCTGAGCTTTTTGGACAGCAATTTTCACACAATCAGCACAATCAGCAGAGCCAACATCCCCTTCACATTGTCCCAATACATACACAGACTGATAACTTGTTGTGTAGAAGCCATTACTACTAGCCATGCCATTTTCCAATGAGGAAAAAGCAGTATCTCTTCTTTCCTCAAATCCACTGCCTGCCAGTATTTTCGTCACGAAATATAAATATACATGAAAAGATcactaaaatttcaaaaaaatatatatatgcatcaATTGTTGAACCCATAATTTACAGAGGGTGATTGGTTCGGCCATAAAAGCCTAAAGATTGAACTCATAGGACTTAAATTCTAAATGCCTCAGCTACCTGATAGTGGCGGATGCATGGTATAAGTATACCAAAAAAGCAAGAATTAGCAACGGACAAATTCTATCGCTAATCCTACCTAGCAATAATTAGCGAcagattattaaaaaaaaattgttagcTACGAGCTATTCATTGATAGATTAGCAACGAATTTCGTAATAATTCCAGTTTTTTTGGTAGTACTGGGTTCAACGAACACAATATCTTAGACACGCAATGTAAATTTATTTGACACATTTTCTTATTAGTCCGTTCAAAAAAAGAATAAGGCATTTTATATTTAGAAACGATTCAATTTTAAACTTACCATTTTAAACTTAATGACAATTATAGCCTCATAAATGCCATAGTCCCAAAAGGCTTTTACGTTTAAAATATTTATGACTAAGTTTCAAAAGTCGTTCTTTTCTCTCACAAAACATATGcggagtcaaactacctcataaAAATTGAAACAAATGGAGTAAAAAAATCactaaaatttccaaaaaaaaattaaattttgaacTTATAAGTTGAAAACTGTAACGGTTTCAGTAGTAAAAAACTTAAGCATGgaaccataaaatttaaattctgAATCCGCCTCTAAATTACCTGGAGAATTTTTCCCACTACAAGTCTTGTACAGCATTTCCATTCCAGAGATTTGAGGGAACCCAGCAACTTCATAGAGCATATAACAACCAAAAAGCTGAATTCTTGCAGCAACAGGCTTATTACCACAAAGCTTATCTATAAGTATAGGCAAACCACTCACACATTTATAACAGTCAACATTAGAAAGGTCACCTCTACACTGAAAAATACCAGAAATTGTTGACTGGCCATTACCAGTACTAGTCTTATAAAACTTAGATTTTGAGGATTGTGCAACAAGTGTACCAAAAAGTGATGAAAGTGCTTGTGAGTAAACCCCAGTTGGATCTGATAAATCTTGTTTTGCACAACCTTTATAT
This genomic stretch from Nicotiana sylvestris chromosome 9, ASM39365v2, whole genome shotgun sequence harbors:
- the LOC104239445 gene encoding plasmodesmata-located protein 2-like; this encodes MGLPTKPFYSIFSLFLIIFTIFKLLPLAKSAPDYTKLVYKGCAKQDLSDPTGVYSQALSSLFGTLVAQSSKSKFYKTSTGNGQSTISGIFQCRGDLSNVDCYKCVSGLPILIDKLCGNKPVAARIQLFGCYMLYEVAGFPQISGMEMLYKTCSGKNSPGSGFEERRDTAFSSLENGMASSNGFYTTSYQSVYVLGQCEGDVGSADCADCVKIAVQKAQVECGSSVSGQIFLHKCFISYNNYQNGVPKTSSSSSDWSPSSSSGSGQNVGKTVAIIVGGVAAAGFLVICLLFARNLMKKHDDY